Part of the Thermodesulfobacteriota bacterium genome, AAGCTCTTTCTGAGGGCCCAGCGTCTGAAAGCCCACATCTGCCCCTCTACCATGATATTATGCGCTAAAAGCCGGGCCGTTTCCTTGTTTATATGAAAGATCTTTTCCTTGATTCCCTGCAGGATTATGCCCTCGAAGATATCGACGAGGTCGTTCTCCGCGTGAAGGACGTATTTCCTCTCTTCCCTGTTGAGCGACTTCGTCTCCTGGTAAAGGAGGAGCGTGTAGTCCTCGATCTCGTCGATTATAGTGAAGTAGTCGCGTATCGCGTTTCTCAGGTTCTCGTCGGGGTCCTTCTTTCCCGTGAGCGTGCTCTGTAGCTTGCCGCTTACGCTCTTCGATATATGATCGCAGACTAAAAAGAGTATGTCCTCCTTCGTCCTTATGTAATCGTAGAGCGTGCCCATGCTCATGCCGAACTCGCGGGCGATCTCGCGGACAGTGGTCTTGTGGAAACCCTTACGGACGAAGAGC contains:
- a CDS encoding TetR/AcrR family transcriptional regulator, which codes for MPDPKSLIASNIKDKELINVRRQELVNAAVELFVRKGFHKTTVREIAREFGMSMGTLYDYIRTKEDILFLVCDHISKSVSGKLQSTLTGKKDPDENLRNAIRDYFTIIDEIEDYTLLLYQETKSLNREERKYVLHAENDLVDIFEGIILQGIKEKIFHINKETARLLAHNIMVEGQMWAFRRWALRKSFTLKQYIKLQTDLIMKALR